The following coding sequences lie in one Klebsiella huaxiensis genomic window:
- a CDS encoding YjcB family protein: MATITTSVVLLRWPLVSAVLMFLASSMNIQLRKSDYAGLAVICSCVGLAAACWFATGLLGITLMDVAKIWGNIKDVMIEVMSQTPPEWPMMMT; this comes from the coding sequence ATGGCTACCATTACTACCAGTGTCGTACTTTTGCGCTGGCCACTCGTGAGCGCAGTGCTGATGTTCCTGGCCAGCTCGATGAATATTCAGCTGCGTAAAAGTGATTATGCCGGTTTAGCGGTTATTTGTAGCTGTGTAGGCCTGGCCGCAGCCTGCTGGTTTGCCACCGGTCTGTTAGGTATTACGCTGATGGACGTTGCAAAGATCTGGGGCAATATCAAAGATGTCATGATTGAAGTAATGAGCCAGACCCCGCCGGAATGGCCTATGATGATGACCTGA
- a CDS encoding EAL domain-containing protein → MSHSSPHKALRVFGIVLVILLPVMLALWFAQIRAKAETTDQLRVFSKLALQKTEVVIREADEARDKARLYQGELCSPQHQQYMLSIVRGLLYIDDLIYANGSHFFCSTAVRRQAGWRIPAATYTKKPDIAIYYYRETPFYPSYAMNYMQRGHYVAVIHPLSFSALITSDRDLAWGVFDTKTNQFFSVSTNADSGQLHRLIRDEEAFFHQDGRVYTIAHSTVRPIAVIMSTSRVSYYQNFYNQATLTLPLGLICSVLLLLVWSRTRQQYHSPRSMLQRALSRRQLCLHYQPIMDIKNNCCVGAEALLRWPGFDGPVMSPAEFIPLAENEGMIAQVADYVVDEVFADMGEFLARHPHLYVAINLSASDFHSARLIEHIDEKVHRHAVSVEQIKIEVTERGFIDVPKTTPVIQAFRDAGYEIAIDDFGTGYSNLHNLHSLNVDILKIDKSFVDALTNNSTSHLIAEHIIQMANSLHLKIVAEGVETADQVAWLQKHGVQYCQGWHFAKAMPPLEFMQWLANARTSLCPHQQHLHAEI, encoded by the coding sequence ATGAGTCATAGCTCGCCACATAAGGCGTTAAGAGTATTTGGCATCGTGCTGGTTATTCTGCTGCCGGTGATGCTGGCATTGTGGTTTGCACAAATACGCGCCAAAGCGGAAACCACCGATCAACTACGGGTGTTTTCTAAGTTGGCGCTGCAAAAAACGGAGGTGGTCATTCGTGAAGCCGATGAGGCGCGCGATAAAGCCAGGTTATATCAGGGAGAGCTATGCTCGCCGCAGCATCAGCAATATATGTTGAGTATTGTTCGCGGCCTGCTCTATATCGACGATTTAATCTATGCCAATGGCTCGCATTTTTTCTGTTCGACTGCGGTACGCCGCCAGGCCGGATGGCGCATTCCGGCTGCAACGTATACTAAAAAGCCGGATATTGCGATTTACTACTACCGCGAAACCCCTTTCTATCCCAGCTATGCCATGAACTATATGCAGCGCGGTCATTATGTGGCGGTGATTCATCCGCTTTCCTTTAGCGCGTTGATAACCAGCGACCGCGATCTGGCCTGGGGCGTTTTTGATACCAAAACCAACCAGTTTTTTTCCGTCAGTACGAATGCAGACTCCGGTCAACTGCATCGGTTGATCCGTGATGAAGAGGCGTTTTTTCATCAGGATGGACGCGTTTATACCATTGCCCATTCCACTGTTCGCCCGATAGCCGTCATTATGTCCACCTCGCGGGTCAGCTATTACCAGAATTTTTATAATCAGGCGACGCTGACTCTGCCGTTAGGGCTGATTTGTAGCGTCTTGCTTTTGCTGGTGTGGTCACGTACCCGACAGCAGTATCATTCTCCGCGTAGCATGCTGCAGCGGGCGCTAAGCCGTCGCCAACTGTGCCTGCACTACCAGCCGATCATGGATATCAAAAATAATTGCTGCGTGGGTGCCGAGGCGCTGCTGCGCTGGCCTGGATTTGATGGCCCGGTGATGAGCCCGGCGGAGTTTATCCCGTTGGCGGAAAATGAGGGGATGATTGCGCAGGTCGCGGACTATGTGGTGGATGAGGTATTCGCCGATATGGGCGAGTTTCTGGCACGGCACCCGCATTTATACGTGGCAATCAACCTTTCGGCTTCGGATTTCCACTCCGCGAGATTGATTGAGCACATCGACGAAAAGGTTCACCGCCATGCAGTTAGCGTGGAGCAGATTAAAATCGAAGTGACTGAGCGCGGGTTTATCGATGTGCCGAAAACCACTCCGGTGATTCAGGCCTTCCGCGACGCGGGGTATGAAATTGCGATTGATGATTTTGGTACCGGCTACTCCAACCTGCACAACCTCCATTCGTTGAACGTTGACATCCTCAAGATTGATAAATCCTTCGTTGATGCGCTAACGAACAACAGTACCAGCCACCTGATTGCTGAACATATTATTCAGATGGCTAACAGCTTGCATTTAAAGATCGTTGCCGAAGGGGTTGAAACGGCCGACCAGGTGGCGTGGTTACAAAAGCACGGCGTGCAATACTGTCAAGGCTGGCACTTTGCGAAAGCGATGCCACCGCTGGAGTTTATGCAGTGGCTGGCTAACGCCCGCACCAGCCTTTGCCCGCATCAACAACATCTTCACGCGGAGATTTGA
- a CDS encoding ABC transporter permease: MKEAIMTRPGMLLAKGRRRLSASLPLQTLLLVFMLLAMFGPLLNLLIWTVAESWFFPHSLPSKWGLKYWYQVFSPYSDVSGSLLTSVLIALLSVLVCLLISIPAGYALSRRGMPLRVLFMLLFLIPQAFPNLTVYMNIARLFYQWGLNGTVAGVVLVHSVHGLMYSVWICVAAFSAVDPLLARASRNLGAGPIYTFWHIVLPQASPGIIAASIFVFLESLDEFTGTFFVGAPDITTLPLLLYNASMSGNYQVSSITALILLVPSLLFMLVIHKFMRPEMLSKMGK; encoded by the coding sequence ATGAAAGAGGCAATCATGACACGACCGGGAATGCTGCTGGCGAAAGGCCGCAGAAGGTTGAGCGCCAGTCTGCCGTTACAGACGTTACTGCTGGTCTTTATGCTGCTGGCGATGTTTGGCCCGCTGCTGAACTTACTCATCTGGACGGTGGCGGAGAGCTGGTTTTTCCCGCATTCGCTGCCCAGCAAATGGGGGCTGAAATACTGGTATCAGGTATTCAGCCCCTACAGCGATGTGTCCGGCTCGCTGCTGACTAGCGTGCTGATTGCGCTGCTATCGGTGCTGGTATGTCTGCTGATCTCCATTCCGGCGGGCTACGCGCTTTCAAGGCGCGGGATGCCGCTACGGGTGTTGTTTATGCTGTTGTTTCTGATCCCGCAGGCGTTTCCCAATCTGACTGTGTACATGAATATCGCCCGGCTTTTCTATCAATGGGGGCTTAACGGCACGGTCGCGGGGGTTGTGTTGGTGCACAGCGTACACGGGTTGATGTATTCGGTGTGGATTTGCGTGGCGGCTTTTTCGGCGGTCGACCCGCTGCTGGCCAGGGCTTCACGCAATCTGGGGGCGGGGCCGATTTACACTTTTTGGCATATTGTACTGCCGCAGGCTTCGCCGGGAATTATCGCCGCCAGCATTTTTGTGTTTCTGGAGTCGCTGGACGAATTTACCGGCACCTTTTTTGTCGGCGCGCCGGATATCACCACGTTGCCGCTGCTGCTGTATAACGCCAGTATGTCGGGCAACTATCAGGTATCGTCAATTACGGCGCTGATTTTACTGGTGCCATCGCTGCTGTTTATGCTGGTGATTCATAAATTTATGCGCCCGGAGATGCTGTCGAAGATGGGCAAATAG
- the soxR gene encoding redox-sensitive transcriptional activator SoxR encodes MEKKSPRIKMLLTPGEVAKRTGVAVSALHFYESKGLIHSQRNAGNQRRYRRDVLRAVAIIKIAQRIGIPLATIGDAFGVLPEGHNLSAKEWKMLSSQWREELDRRIHTLTALRDQLDGCIGCGCLSRRDCPLRNPGDKLGEEGTGARLLEEE; translated from the coding sequence ATGGAAAAGAAATCCCCTCGCATCAAAATGCTGCTGACCCCCGGCGAAGTGGCAAAACGAACCGGTGTTGCTGTCTCCGCGCTGCATTTTTATGAAAGTAAGGGGCTGATTCACAGCCAGCGTAACGCCGGTAATCAGCGGCGCTATCGGCGTGATGTCCTGCGCGCAGTGGCGATCATTAAAATTGCGCAACGTATTGGTATTCCGCTGGCGACGATTGGCGATGCGTTCGGCGTGCTGCCGGAAGGGCATAACCTCAGTGCCAAAGAGTGGAAGATGCTGTCTTCCCAGTGGCGGGAAGAGCTGGATCGGCGCATTCACACCCTGACCGCACTGCGCGATCAACTGGATGGCTGCATTGGCTGCGGCTGCCTGTCGCGTCGCGACTGCCCGTTACGTAATCCCGGCGATAAGCTGGGCGAAGAGGGGACCGGCGCGCGGCTGTTGGAAGAGGAGTAA
- a CDS encoding ABC transporter permease, with the protein MRTSLKYLLLVAPAALMIAVLFLYPLGFSLIAAFTDDAQRLTLAHFSKVYTLYSSDVLFTLIIVLASVALLAVLSITLSAVITLSPCRPIVRMLGFLYRLPLFIPFIVAAQMMRTFLAKNGLMNNALVATDLITPLETVSWLGWKGIIITFVWKQLAFATLLICGAMAALEQPQILAARNLGASRPRILFDIILPQVLPAIGVALVLSTVTMMSVLSVPLMIGVGSPTMMTVDMAFRVNSYGDYAVANALGVVSLLICGGLSWFYLRHSLQQKGSE; encoded by the coding sequence ATGCGTACTTCGCTGAAATATCTGCTGCTGGTCGCTCCGGCCGCGCTGATGATCGCCGTGCTCTTTTTATATCCGCTGGGCTTTTCGCTGATCGCCGCTTTTACTGACGACGCGCAGCGCCTCACGCTGGCCCACTTCAGTAAGGTATATACGCTATATTCCAGCGACGTTCTGTTTACGCTGATTATTGTGCTCGCCTCCGTGGCGCTGCTGGCGGTTCTCTCTATTACCCTTTCGGCAGTGATTACGCTATCACCCTGTCGGCCTATTGTCCGCATGCTGGGGTTTTTGTATCGCCTGCCGCTGTTTATCCCTTTTATCGTCGCCGCGCAGATGATGCGTACCTTTCTGGCCAAAAACGGCTTGATGAACAACGCGCTGGTGGCAACTGACCTCATCACTCCGCTGGAGACCGTTTCCTGGCTGGGCTGGAAGGGGATCATTATCACTTTTGTCTGGAAGCAGCTGGCGTTTGCCACCCTGCTTATCTGCGGAGCGATGGCGGCGCTGGAACAACCGCAGATTCTGGCGGCGCGCAATCTTGGCGCGTCGCGACCGCGTATTTTATTCGACATTATTTTGCCACAGGTGCTGCCAGCAATCGGCGTGGCGCTGGTGCTCTCCACCGTCACCATGATGTCGGTGCTGTCGGTCCCGCTGATGATAGGCGTCGGCTCGCCGACGATGATGACCGTGGATATGGCCTTTCGCGTTAATTCCTATGGCGACTACGCTGTCGCTAACGCGCTTGGCGTGGTGTCGTTACTGATTTGCGGGGGACTATCGTGGTTTTATCTGCGCCATAGTTTGCAGCAAAAAGGGAGCGAATAA
- the soxS gene encoding superoxide response transcriptional regulator SoxS, with protein MSHHDIIQTLIEWIDEHIDQPLNIDVVARKSGYSKWYLQRMFRAVMHQTLGDYIRQRRLLLAAEALRTTQRPIFDIAMDLGYVSQQTFSRVFRREFDRTPSAYRHQISA; from the coding sequence ATGTCCCATCACGATATTATCCAAACGCTTATTGAATGGATTGATGAACATATCGATCAACCACTTAACATTGATGTAGTCGCCAGAAAATCGGGCTATTCGAAATGGTATCTCCAGCGGATGTTTCGCGCAGTGATGCATCAAACCCTGGGGGATTACATTCGCCAGCGCCGCTTGCTGCTTGCCGCAGAAGCGTTAAGAACGACCCAGCGCCCGATTTTTGATATCGCGATGGATCTCGGCTACGTGTCGCAACAAACATTTTCGCGGGTTTTCCGCCGCGAGTTCGACCGCACGCCCAGCGCCTATCGCCATCAAATCTCCGCGTGA
- a CDS encoding ABC transporter substrate-binding protein, producing the protein MFTKTKAAVVIALFLSCGAQADTVLHVATAGDQNMVDYVKTWLGPKFEAAHPGVKVQVVGTGPGDAGSNKIIEKLTAQKESGAQTWDIDVAVVHQKAGGELVEKGLLEKYRQQIKTGSMVTADNAKNALGVNVDGYVMPMFLSQTAIAWNSDAIKTPPASYDELVSWAQKNPQAFGYNGIKNGMSGVSFVVGWIYAYGTDAQRLSSLPYDKGVEKNWGQAYEKLKAFNKNVTFTPGNAGTLDMLSRGEIMMGPVWVDMFYSWKDQGKLPPSIKLSLLAPGMPGQPMYYVTPAKAANPQLAREFIELATSPEVQAQGIVKQFNWYPGIDAEHVKPKLDGQTWQKLFAEISPQALAEYGKSFPITPYFDDIKEGYESQVAN; encoded by the coding sequence ATGTTTACGAAAACGAAAGCTGCGGTAGTGATTGCATTATTTCTGAGCTGCGGCGCGCAGGCCGACACCGTTCTTCACGTCGCTACGGCGGGGGATCAAAATATGGTGGATTACGTCAAAACCTGGCTGGGGCCGAAGTTTGAAGCGGCGCATCCGGGAGTCAAAGTTCAGGTCGTCGGCACCGGTCCGGGAGACGCGGGGTCGAATAAAATCATTGAAAAACTGACGGCGCAAAAAGAGAGCGGTGCGCAAACCTGGGATATTGATGTGGCGGTGGTGCATCAGAAAGCCGGTGGCGAGCTGGTGGAAAAGGGGCTGCTGGAGAAGTATCGCCAGCAGATTAAGACTGGCTCAATGGTGACTGCCGACAACGCGAAAAACGCCCTTGGGGTGAACGTCGACGGCTACGTTATGCCGATGTTTTTAAGCCAGACCGCCATTGCCTGGAATAGCGATGCCATTAAAACGCCTCCGGCGTCCTACGATGAGCTGGTGAGCTGGGCGCAAAAAAATCCGCAGGCCTTTGGTTACAACGGTATTAAAAACGGCATGTCCGGCGTCAGCTTTGTGGTGGGCTGGATATATGCCTACGGTACCGATGCCCAGCGCTTGTCTTCTCTACCGTACGATAAAGGCGTTGAGAAAAATTGGGGGCAGGCTTACGAGAAGCTGAAAGCGTTTAATAAGAACGTCACCTTCACGCCGGGTAACGCCGGGACGCTCGATATGCTGAGCCGCGGCGAAATCATGATGGGGCCGGTGTGGGTGGATATGTTCTATAGCTGGAAAGATCAGGGCAAGCTGCCGCCGTCGATTAAGCTGTCTCTGCTGGCGCCGGGAATGCCGGGCCAACCGATGTACTACGTGACCCCGGCGAAGGCGGCGAACCCGCAGCTGGCGCGTGAGTTCATCGAACTGGCGACCAGCCCGGAAGTGCAGGCGCAGGGGATCGTGAAGCAATTTAACTGGTATCCAGGGATTGACGCCGAACACGTGAAGCCGAAGCTTGATGGCCAGACCTGGCAAAAACTGTTTGCTGAAATTTCGCCGCAGGCGCTGGCGGAATACGGCAAGAGCTTCCCGATTACGCCATATTTTGACGACATCAAAGAAGGCTATGAAAGCCAGGTCGCCAATTAA